A genomic region of Phragmites australis chromosome 2, lpPhrAust1.1, whole genome shotgun sequence contains the following coding sequences:
- the LOC133909771 gene encoding uncharacterized protein LOC133909771, producing the protein MAMAYRLVVAVVFTTLLLLRARPSTADATNPADCPYPCFPPPTASVTTNWPPPPSSSSYSYPPPPLSSSNTPPSSYWNYPPPPGGYIPYYQPPSSGGGGGGGGFGYPAPPPPNPILPWYPWYYRSPPSSSATSVRRCSVLGTVATVAAGFLIMF; encoded by the coding sequence ATGGCAATGGCTTACaggctcgtcgtcgccgtcgtcttCACCACGCTGCTCCTGCTCCGCGCGCGCCCCTCCACCGCCGACGCCACCAACCCGGCCGACTGCCCCTACCCGTGCTTCCCGCCTCCCACGGCGTCCGTCACCACCAactggccgccgccaccgtcgtcCTCCTCGTACTCGTACCCGCCGCCCCCGTTGTCCTCCTCCAACACGCCGCCGTCGTCGTACTGGAACTACCCGCCGCCGCCAGGGGGCTACATTCCATACTACCAGCCTCCCAGCTCcggcggaggcggtggaggcgggGGGTTCGGCtacccggcgccgccgccgccgaacccCATCCTGCCGTGGTACCCCTGGTACTACAGGTCGCCGCCGTCGTCATCGGCCACGTCGGTGAGGAGGTGCTCTGTTCTTGGCACGGTGGCCACCGTAGCTGCTGGTTTCCTGATCATGTTTTAG
- the LOC133895400 gene encoding extensin-like, with protein sequence MARRPQPSNLLLMMMLVLVVVATVAVADDEKCGNPCGNPCGVPCEYVSPPPPVYSPPPPVYYPPPTPTTNCPPPPHGGGYEPTPGYTPTPYTPTPGYNPTPSGWFTPPNLPAYNSPPGTLYPQDPGFNPNDAAGRGVAWRAVLVAVAGALAL encoded by the coding sequence ATGGCACGCCGGCCACAGCCGAGCAACCTGCTGCTGATGATGATGCTCGTGCTCGTCGTCGTCGCGACGGTGGCTGTCGCCGACGACGAGAAGTGCGGCAACCCGTGCGGCAACCCCTGCGGCGTGCCGTGCGAGTACGTCAGCCCGCCGCCACCCGTGTACTCCCCTCCCCCGCCGGTGTACTACCCGCCTCCGACCCCGACGACCAactgcccgccgccgccgcacggaGGAGGCTACGAGCCGACGCCCGGGTACACCCCGACGCCGTACACGCCCACGCCCGGGTACAACCCGACGCCGTCCGGGTGGTTCACGCCGCCCAACCTGCCGGCGTACAACAGCCCGCCGGGGACGCTTTACCCGCAGGACCCCGGGTTCAATCCGAACGACGCGGCTGGCCGCGGCGTGGCCTGGCGCGCGGTGCTCGTCGCGGTGGCCGGAGCCTTGGCCTTGTGA
- the LOC133909770 gene encoding uncharacterized protein LOC133909770 — translation MSYGCMDVALGFPPLSSPACKLSYKPLAACIGRSKVSRQQAAAMARPLLQHKTDRTTTSHSGAPAPHLLFLLLLAAAAVATVVVSLCTSSKHSKPWKQRVGSSAPAPQVDGGSARKQLLASLSGIGGKAAAVAKMVSWNRRSPPAGGWSSASDDDDAEAAGGAVAEGEALWKKTIIMGDKCRPLEFSGSIAYDSDGNRLQPPPAAEIKKGATDAAVK, via the coding sequence ATGTCGTATGGATGCATGGACGTCGCACTCGGCTTTCCGCCACTTTCTTCCCCGGCTTGTAAGCTAAGCTACAAACCATTAGCTGCTTGCATTGGGCGAAGCAAAGTTAGTCGACAACAAGCGGCCGCCATGGCGAGACCTCTCCTCCAGCACAAGACCGACCGCACCACCACATCCCACTCCGGAGCGCCGGCGCCCCACCTACTCTTCctactcctcctcgccgccgcggccgtcgCGACGGTCGTCGTGTCTCTCTGCACCAGCAGCAAGCACTCCAAGCCGTGGAAGCAGCGGGTGGGgtcgtcggcgccggcgccgcaggTCGACGGGGGCAGCGCCAGGAAGCAGTTACTCGCCAGCCTCAGCGGCATCGGCGgcaaggcggcggcggtggccaagATGGTCTCGTGGAACAGGcggtcgccgccggcgggcggcTGGAGCAGCgccagcgacgacgacgacgccgaGGCCGCTGGCGGCGCTGTCGCGGAGGGGGAGGCCCTGTGGAAGAAGACCATCATCATGGGCGACAAGTGCCGCCCGCTCGAGTTCTCCGGCAGCATCGCCTACGATTCAGACGGCAACCGGCTTCAGCCTCCACCAGCTGCGGAGATCAAGAAGGGCGCCACCGATGCAGCCGTGAAGTAA